Proteins from a genomic interval of Collinsella sp. zg1085:
- a CDS encoding tetratricopeptide repeat protein encodes MSNSRIVAITKRMKYKKLPRYTGQMHGKVYVLVERGVTKPRGSWGYLAELVDEEHIRYLALIAKGGKAYTVFEPIKTIPDEEPALGVYLDEHNEWNEEGIDGMVVLHGAGEDGKNLRVSRFIGPDQNNMVTEIPLEPEYAIAKYEIEEFVYVMYLRYFVFRGIGGDIEAEPNEYAFIPLEEPVEIFENFHSLPLPDAIDGALYRIRDKDVVSGLEEFAEHLLSHIDLERLRNINERAEIHVARIEHVHMFYLNYNHSELDEAEIYFLHGVETVLNRISRILTHIGCGLSPARESPSAYYCALHDLTDLRSIVGTAREIINQTEAPNPWMVPGSVRCQTGGAWDIMTRIADLCERLNIIYRLSYVYRYDADAQRIVLEFIPASSDAMPYEYMSKTDKRWTAYSDDERVIMAKEFTARMALIYAAACFSAGQRVKTVVVSTHPMAPENASLHFKFERTEFLAKTVQLTQVMAGSKLLDQQTNKLLDNHALQHDDPLMSELLELRPEGYMPRDDARALPQGLRDMLLADTAAELEVMEDPDDPYEKRVQELKDDETREPHETARELANIIEELQSRVAAEELLAETPVVVRYCQNYVARLLLGLHEENKQRRVLRLPDALFDAQLGLAQMYMGAGQFEEAIVEARKCLDMAPTSPSAHFGMILALSQLDRYEEIIEVARHGLSICSERDDASYLYYRLAFAYWNTGEHDLALACYREVIGLDPSLTQRAREEMEDLMREMGIHELPNNQEMRKTLERAQVPDGPTDEVCDFLADAAVQLVDAGFYFLGARCIYDLWRVNGHDVAGVMSRSLNWASA; translated from the coding sequence ATGTCTAACTCGCGCATTGTCGCCATCACCAAGCGCATGAAGTATAAGAAACTCCCCCGATATACAGGACAGATGCATGGAAAAGTGTATGTTTTAGTTGAGCGTGGTGTGACAAAGCCGCGCGGAAGTTGGGGTTACCTTGCCGAACTGGTTGACGAAGAACATATCCGCTATCTCGCGCTCATAGCCAAAGGCGGAAAAGCCTATACCGTTTTTGAACCGATAAAGACAATTCCTGATGAAGAGCCAGCTCTTGGCGTATATCTTGATGAGCACAACGAATGGAATGAAGAAGGCATCGACGGTATGGTTGTCCTGCATGGCGCAGGAGAAGATGGCAAAAACTTGCGTGTATCGCGCTTCATAGGCCCCGATCAAAACAATATGGTCACTGAGATTCCCCTTGAACCCGAATATGCCATCGCTAAATATGAAATTGAAGAATTTGTTTATGTTATGTATCTACGCTATTTCGTATTTAGAGGCATCGGGGGCGATATTGAGGCAGAACCTAATGAATATGCATTTATTCCCCTTGAAGAACCCGTTGAAATTTTTGAGAACTTTCATTCTCTACCCTTGCCTGATGCCATAGATGGCGCGCTCTATCGTATTCGCGATAAAGACGTTGTATCAGGGCTTGAAGAGTTTGCCGAGCATCTACTCTCGCATATCGACCTTGAGAGACTGCGTAACATCAACGAACGTGCCGAGATTCATGTAGCGCGCATTGAGCATGTGCACATGTTCTATCTCAACTACAACCACAGCGAGCTCGATGAGGCTGAGATTTATTTCTTACACGGAGTTGAAACGGTCTTAAATCGTATCTCACGCATTCTGACGCATATCGGTTGCGGACTATCACCCGCACGTGAATCTCCCTCAGCATATTATTGCGCCCTACACGACCTCACTGACCTAAGAAGTATCGTCGGCACAGCTCGTGAAATTATTAATCAAACTGAAGCACCAAATCCCTGGATGGTACCTGGTAGCGTGCGCTGTCAAACAGGTGGCGCTTGGGACATTATGACGCGTATCGCCGATTTGTGTGAACGTCTCAATATCATCTATCGCCTGAGCTATGTATACCGCTATGACGCCGACGCTCAACGAATTGTTCTTGAGTTTATTCCCGCCAGCTCTGATGCCATGCCGTATGAATACATGTCAAAAACAGATAAACGCTGGACTGCATACTCTGACGACGAGCGCGTAATTATGGCAAAAGAGTTTACCGCTCGTATGGCGCTTATCTATGCTGCTGCATGCTTTTCCGCCGGTCAACGCGTCAAGACTGTTGTGGTGAGTACGCATCCCATGGCTCCTGAAAATGCTAGCTTGCACTTCAAATTTGAGCGGACGGAATTTTTAGCAAAGACAGTTCAGCTTACTCAAGTCATGGCTGGCAGCAAATTACTTGACCAGCAAACCAATAAACTCTTAGATAACCATGCCCTACAGCACGATGACCCCCTTATGAGTGAGCTTTTAGAGTTACGCCCTGAGGGCTATATGCCGCGCGACGATGCGCGCGCGCTGCCTCAAGGCTTACGAGATATGTTGCTCGCTGATACAGCTGCTGAACTTGAAGTGATGGAAGACCCTGACGACCCATATGAAAAGCGCGTCCAAGAGCTTAAAGATGACGAAACGCGAGAGCCACATGAAACTGCGCGTGAGCTTGCAAATATTATTGAAGAGTTGCAATCGCGGGTTGCCGCCGAGGAGCTACTAGCAGAAACACCTGTTGTTGTGCGCTATTGTCAAAACTATGTTGCACGTTTACTGCTTGGTCTGCATGAAGAAAACAAACAGCGGCGGGTTCTGAGATTGCCCGATGCGCTCTTTGATGCTCAGTTAGGACTTGCACAAATGTATATGGGAGCTGGACAGTTTGAAGAAGCAATTGTTGAGGCGCGCAAATGCCTTGACATGGCACCCACCTCGCCATCTGCGCACTTTGGCATGATTTTGGCGCTTTCACAGCTTGATCGCTATGAAGAGATTATCGAAGTTGCACGTCATGGTCTCAGCATTTGCAGCGAACGCGACGATGCCAGCTACCTGTACTATCGTCTTGCCTTTGCATATTGGAATACCGGCGAACATGATTTGGCGCTCGCCTGTTATCGAGAGGTAATAGGGCTAGATCCCAGTTTAACGCAACGTGCACGCGAAGAAATGGAAGACCTTATGCGAGAAATGGGCATCCATGAGCTTCCAAACAATCAGGAGATGCGAAAGACTTTGGAGCGGGCTCAGGTTCCTGATGGGCCAACCGATGAGGTATGCGACTTCTTAGCCGATGCGGCAGTACAACTTGTTGATGCAGGTTTCTATTTCTTGGGTGCACGCTGTATCTATGACCTTTGGCGCGTTAATGGACATGATGTTGCAGGCGTGATGAGCCGGTCACTAAACTGGGCATCGGCATAG
- a CDS encoding ferritin, producing the protein MSIHEKVSSILEKQIHAELESAYLYLSFADYYEDRGLKGYANWYTIQVKEELDHAMAIRRYLLDNDFKPTMETIAKPEMSFEDDLAPLKAGLAHEEYVTELINQCYLAAHEVHDIRAMKMLDWFITEQGEEETNARDMITNYELFGRDPKGLFELDREYQARSYTQLTALPM; encoded by the coding sequence ATGTCAATTCATGAGAAGGTTTCTTCTATTCTTGAGAAGCAAATTCATGCAGAGCTTGAGAGCGCATATTTGTATCTAAGCTTTGCTGATTATTATGAAGATCGTGGCTTAAAGGGCTATGCAAACTGGTACACCATTCAGGTGAAAGAAGAGCTTGACCACGCAATGGCAATTCGTCGTTATTTGCTTGATAACGATTTTAAGCCCACCATGGAGACAATTGCCAAGCCTGAGATGAGCTTTGAAGATGATTTAGCGCCGCTCAAGGCAGGGCTGGCTCACGAGGAGTATGTCACCGAGCTGATTAATCAATGCTATTTGGCAGCTCATGAGGTGCATGACATTCGCGCTATGAAGATGCTCGATTGGTTTATTACTGAGCAGGGCGAGGAAGAAACCAATGCCCGCGATATGATTACCAACTACGAACTCTTTGGGCGCGACCCTAAGGGTTTGTTTGAGCTTGACCGTGAGTATCAGGCTCGCAGCTATACGCAGCTAACCGCTCTGCCAATGTAG
- a CDS encoding DeoR/GlpR family DNA-binding transcription regulator: protein MRGTDRQLEVKNYIRTADKVSVAELAGKWNITEETVRRDLDKLEEQGFITRVRGGAIWNESIDRGGVWFFERQRREIDAKKKIARTAESLIRSADTIFADASSTVLEALRVVYDQRSLKVVTNGSGALVLPSDTSFQLISTGGIYNRNSMSFQGEPAAQMLRRYHVDLAVISCVGIDRERGVMDSNDNEASIKRVMVAQADRVAVLADHTKFGRLAFLHLIDFSEASYLITDEKPDDAWIEYCEQQGIQLMW, encoded by the coding sequence GTGCGCGGTACAGACAGACAGCTTGAGGTAAAGAATTATATTCGCACTGCCGATAAGGTAAGCGTTGCTGAGCTTGCAGGTAAATGGAACATTACAGAAGAGACGGTTCGACGCGACCTCGATAAGCTTGAAGAGCAAGGCTTTATCACGCGTGTTCGAGGCGGGGCAATTTGGAATGAATCGATTGATCGCGGTGGCGTTTGGTTTTTTGAGCGTCAACGTCGCGAAATCGACGCGAAGAAAAAAATAGCTCGCACTGCTGAATCACTTATACGCTCGGCAGATACTATTTTCGCTGATGCGTCGTCCACGGTACTTGAGGCACTTCGTGTGGTGTACGACCAGAGGAGCTTAAAGGTTGTTACCAACGGTAGTGGTGCTTTAGTTTTACCAAGCGACACGTCATTTCAGCTCATCTCTACAGGTGGGATATATAACCGCAATTCTATGTCGTTTCAAGGGGAGCCTGCGGCTCAAATGCTGCGGCGTTATCACGTTGATTTAGCTGTTATTAGCTGCGTTGGTATTGACAGGGAACGCGGTGTGATGGATTCAAACGACAACGAAGCAAGCATTAAGCGCGTAATGGTTGCTCAAGCTGACCGTGTAGCGGTGCTTGCCGATCACACCAAATTTGGACGTCTTGCTTTCTTACACCTTATTGACTTTTCAGAAGCCTCATATTTGATTACCGATGAAAAGCCCGATGATGCGTGGATTGAGTACTGCGAACAACAAGGAATACAGCTCATGTGGTAG